The proteins below come from a single Mycolicibacterium sp. TY81 genomic window:
- the narH gene encoding nitrate reductase subunit beta, with product MAQLAMVMNLDKCIGCHTCSVTCKQAWTNRSGVEYVWFNNVETRPGQGYPRQYQDQERWKGGWTLNKRGKLTLRSGSRFKRLLNIFANPDLPTVSDYYDPWTYDYDNLLSSPLMDTTPVARPKSLITGQDTKVTWGANWDDDLGGGPEQVGRDPLLAKVEEVSQKVKLEFEQTFMFYLPRICEHCLNPACAAACPSGAIYKRAEDGIVLVDQDKCRGWRQCVTGCPYKKIYFNHKTGKAEKCTFCYPRVEVGIPTVCSETCVGRLRYIGVMLYDADKVLEAASVTDDKDLYPAQLGVFLNPHDPRVVAEAERAGISPEWIEAAQNSPVYRLIVDYQVALPLHPEYRTMPMVWYVPPLSPVVDILKETGHDGENKNNLFGAIDTLRIPIEYLAELFTAGEVGPVRAALQRLAAMRAYMRSANLGEEFDETIPESVRLTGEEIESMYRLLAIAKYQDRYVIPSGAGSDAHRLDAIATGCSLDGDGGPGMSAFDAMADKFHLIDTNSAVPKDDPTRVNLLNWDGRSPDGLVPSR from the coding sequence ATGGCGCAACTTGCGATGGTGATGAACCTCGACAAGTGCATCGGCTGTCACACCTGCAGTGTCACCTGCAAGCAGGCGTGGACCAACCGCAGCGGTGTCGAGTACGTCTGGTTCAACAATGTGGAAACCCGCCCCGGACAGGGCTATCCGCGCCAGTACCAGGACCAGGAGCGCTGGAAGGGCGGGTGGACGCTCAACAAGCGCGGCAAGCTCACGCTCAGATCGGGCTCGCGGTTCAAGCGGCTGCTGAACATCTTCGCCAATCCGGACCTGCCCACGGTCAGCGACTACTACGACCCGTGGACGTACGACTACGACAACCTGCTGTCGTCGCCATTGATGGACACGACGCCCGTGGCCCGGCCCAAGTCGCTGATCACCGGGCAGGACACCAAGGTCACCTGGGGCGCCAACTGGGACGACGATCTCGGCGGCGGACCCGAGCAGGTGGGCCGGGATCCGTTGCTGGCCAAGGTCGAAGAGGTCAGCCAGAAGGTCAAGCTCGAATTCGAGCAGACGTTCATGTTCTACCTGCCGCGGATCTGCGAGCACTGCCTGAACCCGGCGTGTGCCGCGGCGTGCCCGTCGGGCGCCATCTACAAGCGAGCCGAGGACGGCATCGTCCTGGTGGACCAGGACAAGTGCCGCGGCTGGCGCCAGTGCGTCACGGGCTGCCCGTACAAGAAGATCTACTTCAACCACAAGACCGGCAAGGCCGAGAAGTGCACCTTCTGCTATCCCCGTGTCGAGGTGGGCATCCCGACCGTCTGCTCCGAGACGTGCGTCGGCCGGCTGCGGTACATCGGTGTCATGCTCTACGACGCCGACAAGGTGCTGGAAGCGGCGTCGGTCACCGATGACAAGGACCTGTATCCGGCGCAGCTCGGGGTGTTCCTCAACCCGCACGACCCGCGCGTGGTCGCCGAGGCGGAGCGCGCCGGCATCTCGCCCGAATGGATTGAGGCTGCGCAGAATTCACCGGTCTACCGGCTGATCGTCGATTACCAGGTGGCGCTGCCGTTGCACCCGGAATACCGCACCATGCCGATGGTCTGGTACGTCCCGCCGTTGTCGCCGGTGGTGGACATCCTCAAGGAAACCGGCCACGACGGCGAGAACAAGAACAACCTGTTCGGCGCCATCGACACGCTGCGGATCCCGATCGAGTACCTCGCCGAGCTGTTCACCGCGGGGGAGGTCGGGCCCGTCCGGGCGGCCTTGCAGCGACTGGCCGCCATGCGCGCCTACATGCGGTCGGCCAACCTCGGCGAGGAGTTCGACGAGACCATCCCCGAGTCGGTGCGACTCACCGGCGAGGAGATCGAGTCGATGTACCGGCTGCTCGCCATCGCCAAATACCAAGACCGATACGTCATTCCGAGCGGTGCAGGTTCCGACGCGCACCGACTCGACGCGATCGCCACCGGCTGCAGCCTCGACGGTGACGGTGGTCCGGGAATGTCGGCCTTCGACGCGATGGCTGACAAGTTCCACCTCATCGACACCAACAGTGCTGTGCCGAAGGACGATCCGACACGGGTCAACCTGCTCAACTGGGACGGCCGCAGCCCCGACGGGCTGGTGCCGAGCCGATGA